In Sphingobacterium zeae, one genomic interval encodes:
- a CDS encoding SusC/RagA family TonB-linked outer membrane protein, producing the protein MNYFLFHKGKGSCVLPRRYDQLAIPYTFSKILTRTLFIFILLMGGLCASQAQTVSLNLKNASFVEATETISKQTRYDFSYNDQILKKAKPVTLKVVNEPLNNVLKKLFAQQPLSYEIKDRMIIIFEKSPTVPTRGGSVLSVTPVNGRVTNESGNPLIGATIKVKNEAFSTRTDKFGNFVIPAQYVDAILEIHHLGYAKLEVNAQRARTVTLQMTAAKLSEVNVVVNTGYQKIDKRHLTSAVTTLKMDDILTPGINTIDKLLEGRVPGLVFMQNSGQVGAAPKLRIRGTSTILGNREPLWVLDGIVLTDPVNVDPQQINDLDFVNLLGNAIAGLNPEDIEQIDVLKDASATALYGAKAGNGVIVITTKKGKPGKPTVTYSTTGTYTRRPRYSDRNMYMMNSQERMDVSKEMIDRGMHYNNVTEWAGYEKALQDYYKGKIDYAEFKRQSDYYANVNTDWLGLLTKDSYSHNHTLSLSGGAQDVRYYSSIGYQDERGVIKGEVGKRYSAMMNITADYKKFMAQLSFNGNYSKRDYSPTDLGVMNYAYNTSRTVPAYNPDGSLFFYPRTDNSQVYNYNILKEQENSGDETNLMAANIKALLKYKILRGLDVEGTFAYGISNNTRELYYTKDTYYIHKLRADRSFRNDLSPVGGELQRGESRNNNYTARLQANYVTSLGAEKKHLLSATSGIEIKSNEYNEFNITRRGYFKEMGGYFDIVPTSYTAYYQQWMSTKPALGYYGRQLTNELAWYGTAGYSWNDRYIFNVHVRGEQSNLFGRRSNNKFMPIWALSGRWNMKEDLLSKVEWVNDLAMKASWGWQGNMLPGQSAYMIIRQSLNTDPYYNSTFSNIVNYPNPDLKWERTSSSNVGVDFSLFGNKVKGTLSYFYKKTKDAFLNKTVSEINGLESYVINSGTLENKGVEVALSITAIDNAGLDKSRRGFVWRFDPQLGQVLNKVLNRAINNRNNVLIDNLTYNNFLNGSVQLAGKPINTFYSYKFKGLSAVDGSPIFYGTEAEQAAAYEEKYSQMEKEDVYLEVMDESGRREPFIQGGLSNYFGWRNFGFSFNLTYSLGNKIRLMKIASGYASTNVYPQQNMRKEFVRRWRQPGDEAYTDIPGLQVSNSINMSWWQLYPATEYDLGGSAYEMYDNSDVRLVSADHLKLQSASLRYNFAEKMTKKLGLSAAYVSITGTNLFMLSSKKLKGQDPTQSGSTPNINLSVRPTFSGSLNVSF; encoded by the coding sequence ATGAATTATTTCCTTTTCCACAAGGGTAAGGGGAGCTGTGTATTGCCTCGGAGGTATGATCAACTAGCCATTCCATATACATTTTCAAAAATTCTCACGAGAACACTGTTTATATTCATCCTATTAATGGGTGGGCTATGCGCATCACAGGCGCAGACGGTGTCGCTCAATTTAAAAAATGCCTCATTTGTAGAGGCTACAGAAACGATCAGTAAACAGACAAGATATGACTTCTCTTATAATGATCAGATCTTAAAAAAAGCAAAGCCGGTAACCTTAAAGGTCGTCAACGAACCTTTAAACAATGTGTTAAAAAAACTATTCGCGCAGCAGCCTTTAAGTTATGAGATCAAAGACCGGATGATCATTATTTTTGAAAAAAGTCCAACCGTTCCCACACGGGGCGGGTCCGTTTTATCGGTCACGCCGGTCAATGGTCGGGTAACCAATGAATCGGGCAATCCATTGATTGGTGCCACCATCAAAGTCAAGAATGAGGCGTTCTCTACACGAACGGATAAGTTTGGCAACTTTGTAATTCCGGCCCAATATGTCGACGCTATACTCGAAATACACCATTTGGGGTATGCCAAGCTGGAGGTAAATGCACAGCGGGCCCGAACGGTGACCTTACAAATGACGGCCGCTAAGCTGAGCGAGGTAAACGTTGTTGTCAATACGGGATACCAAAAAATTGATAAACGGCATCTTACCAGTGCGGTAACAACACTAAAAATGGATGATATCCTTACGCCGGGCATCAATACCATTGACAAGCTGCTGGAAGGAAGGGTACCCGGCTTGGTCTTTATGCAAAATTCGGGTCAGGTAGGGGCCGCACCTAAATTGAGAATACGCGGAACATCAACCATCTTGGGCAACAGAGAACCATTGTGGGTGCTCGACGGAATAGTGTTGACCGACCCCGTCAATGTAGACCCCCAGCAGATCAACGACCTTGATTTTGTTAATCTGTTGGGAAATGCCATTGCAGGTTTGAATCCGGAGGATATCGAACAGATTGATGTGCTCAAGGATGCCTCGGCAACCGCCTTATATGGCGCGAAAGCAGGCAACGGCGTTATCGTTATTACCACAAAGAAGGGAAAACCCGGAAAGCCAACCGTTACTTACTCGACCACGGGTACGTATACCAGAAGACCGCGCTATTCGGATCGAAATATGTATATGATGAACTCGCAGGAGCGCATGGACGTGTCGAAAGAGATGATCGATAGGGGTATGCATTATAATAATGTAACGGAATGGGCGGGCTATGAAAAAGCGCTTCAGGATTATTACAAAGGAAAGATTGATTATGCTGAGTTTAAAAGGCAGAGCGATTACTATGCCAATGTCAATACGGATTGGCTCGGATTGCTGACCAAAGATTCTTATTCACACAATCATACGCTAAGTCTCTCCGGAGGTGCGCAGGATGTACGATATTATTCATCAATCGGCTATCAGGATGAGCGCGGCGTTATTAAAGGAGAGGTCGGAAAGCGTTATTCGGCCATGATGAACATTACGGCAGATTACAAAAAGTTCATGGCACAGCTTTCTTTTAATGGCAATTATTCAAAGAGGGACTATTCTCCCACAGACCTGGGTGTAATGAACTATGCTTATAACACAAGCAGAACAGTGCCTGCCTATAATCCGGATGGAAGTCTGTTTTTTTATCCAAGAACGGATAATTCTCAAGTATATAACTACAATATATTGAAGGAACAGGAGAATAGCGGCGACGAGACAAACCTCATGGCGGCCAACATCAAGGCTTTGCTTAAGTATAAGATTTTACGTGGGCTTGATGTGGAAGGAACATTTGCCTATGGTATCAGCAACAATACCAGAGAATTATACTATACCAAAGACACTTATTACATCCATAAACTGCGCGCTGATCGATCTTTTCGTAATGACCTGAGCCCGGTCGGTGGGGAGCTGCAACGTGGCGAGTCGCGCAACAACAACTATACCGCACGCTTGCAGGCCAATTATGTCACATCGTTGGGAGCAGAAAAAAAGCATCTCTTATCTGCGACATCTGGTATAGAGATTAAGTCCAATGAATACAATGAATTTAATATTACCCGAAGAGGATATTTTAAGGAGATGGGCGGATATTTTGATATTGTACCTACAAGTTATACCGCCTATTATCAGCAATGGATGAGCACAAAACCGGCATTGGGCTACTACGGCAGGCAATTGACCAATGAGCTTGCCTGGTATGGCACTGCAGGATACTCCTGGAACGACCGCTATATATTCAATGTGCATGTACGCGGTGAACAGTCTAATCTGTTCGGAAGACGTTCCAACAATAAATTTATGCCCATATGGGCGCTGTCCGGAAGGTGGAACATGAAAGAAGATCTGCTCAGTAAGGTCGAGTGGGTCAATGATCTTGCCATGAAGGCCTCGTGGGGATGGCAGGGAAATATGCTCCCGGGCCAGTCTGCTTACATGATCATCCGGCAGTCTTTAAATACCGATCCCTATTACAATTCGACATTTTCAAATATTGTAAATTACCCGAATCCTGATTTGAAATGGGAGCGTACCTCGTCGTCCAATGTGGGTGTGGATTTCTCCCTTTTCGGAAATAAAGTAAAGGGTACGCTATCTTACTTTTACAAGAAAACGAAAGACGCTTTCCTCAATAAAACAGTATCGGAGATCAACGGATTGGAGTCTTATGTCATCAATAGCGGCACACTCGAAAATAAGGGTGTTGAAGTGGCATTAAGTATCACGGCTATCGATAATGCTGGTCTGGACAAGTCCCGCCGCGGTTTTGTGTGGCGTTTTGACCCGCAGTTGGGGCAGGTGCTCAACAAGGTATTAAACCGGGCCATAAACAACCGAAATAATGTGCTCATCGATAATCTGACCTATAATAATTTTCTGAATGGAAGTGTGCAACTGGCGGGTAAACCCATCAATACGTTTTACTCCTATAAGTTCAAAGGGCTAAGTGCTGTGGATGGATCCCCAATTTTCTATGGAACCGAAGCTGAACAGGCCGCTGCATACGAGGAGAAATATTCCCAAATGGAAAAAGAAGATGTATACCTCGAAGTGATGGATGAATCGGGGCGTCGTGAACCCTTTATACAGGGCGGACTATCGAATTACTTTGGCTGGCGCAACTTTGGATTCTCGTTCAATCTGACCTATTCTTTAGGAAACAAAATCCGTTTAATGAAAATTGCTTCGGGTTATGCATCCACCAATGTCTATCCACAACAGAATATGCGCAAAGAATTTGTCAGAAGATGGCGCCAACCGGGCGACGAAGCCTATACCGATATCCCTGGCCTGCAGGTTTCCAACAGCATCAACATGTCCTGGTGGCAGCTGTATCCGGCAACAGAATATGATTTAGGCGGCAGTGCGTATGAAATGTATGATAACTCGGATGTACGCCTGGTGAGCGCAGATCATCTGAAGCTGCAATCGGCCTCGTTGCGGTACAATTTTGCGGAGAAAATGACCAAGAAACTGGGGCTGAGCGCTGCTTATGTCAGTATTACCGGCACCAATCTGTTTATGCTCAGCAGTAAAAAACTCAAAGGCCAAGATCCGACGCAATCGGGTTCAACCCCCAATATTAATCTTTCAGTAAGGCCCACATTTTCGGGAAGCCTTAATGTATCCTTTTAA
- a CDS encoding TlpA family protein disulfide reductase yields the protein MRNIVMLMLGVTFSTSLAAQTTIRGKFSKILPNGVDVDRVFFSKPDDGGPIVVEEILKSKSDQTFQATLKPADLNVIRYIGVFDEQYPVYIRPGEKLSIEAGDGKISYSGNVSKENQVFAAWYKLIAPLRNYGYTKKGYTLPTDRYVSLLDSLEKPVQDFVKNIRTGNDSFDKQVKYLLPYSYKFDLLMPLATGLSFRSKNEYPVQVAKLIEEEKFADANLWSLPLAYNYMSNFSFVKYILYNNKQGIAGEMLVPEIADDQLRAKFILAHAQRGVTQSLVKFLEGNRKYMRDDAQKKELALLLRRANLQIAGGSWIDFSYPDVNGKMHSLSENLGKVVLLDLWATWCAPCLAEIPALEKLEKELEGKDVVFISLSLDTDKAKWQNMVKQKQLSGVQLFSNSEPRFMQDYEVTEIPRYIVFDKNGKTVNFNAPRPSDPKLKTLIESNL from the coding sequence ATGAGAAATATAGTAATGTTAATGTTGGGTGTTACGTTCTCGACATCGCTCGCTGCGCAGACAACAATCCGGGGGAAGTTTAGTAAAATATTGCCGAATGGTGTAGATGTTGATCGGGTATTTTTTTCCAAACCAGATGATGGTGGTCCGATTGTCGTTGAAGAAATACTAAAATCAAAGTCAGATCAAACTTTCCAGGCGACACTTAAGCCAGCTGATCTGAACGTGATCCGATATATTGGCGTTTTCGATGAGCAATATCCTGTGTATATACGCCCTGGCGAAAAATTGTCTATTGAAGCTGGTGATGGTAAAATAAGTTATTCGGGCAACGTGAGCAAAGAAAACCAGGTTTTTGCCGCTTGGTACAAGCTCATTGCGCCTTTAAGAAATTACGGCTATACAAAAAAAGGGTATACCCTTCCTACTGATCGTTATGTTTCCCTGCTTGATTCGTTGGAGAAACCGGTACAGGATTTTGTGAAAAATATTCGTACAGGCAACGATAGCTTCGATAAGCAGGTCAAATATTTACTGCCGTACAGCTATAAGTTTGACCTATTGATGCCGTTGGCTACAGGTCTTTCCTTTAGATCCAAAAACGAATATCCTGTCCAGGTAGCTAAATTGATCGAAGAAGAAAAATTTGCCGATGCGAATCTGTGGTCGCTGCCCTTGGCATATAATTATATGTCCAATTTCAGTTTCGTAAAATACATTCTTTATAATAATAAGCAAGGGATTGCCGGCGAAATGCTCGTGCCCGAAATTGCAGACGACCAGCTGCGGGCGAAATTTATATTAGCGCACGCGCAGCGCGGAGTGACACAGAGTCTAGTCAAATTTTTGGAAGGTAATCGTAAATACATGAGGGATGATGCGCAGAAAAAAGAACTAGCTTTATTGCTCCGTCGTGCCAATTTACAGATTGCCGGTGGATCGTGGATTGATTTCTCCTATCCTGATGTCAATGGTAAGATGCATAGTCTTTCCGAAAACCTCGGAAAGGTGGTGTTGCTGGATCTATGGGCAACATGGTGCGCCCCTTGTCTGGCTGAAATACCCGCATTAGAAAAATTAGAGAAAGAACTTGAAGGAAAAGATGTGGTTTTTATTAGTCTATCGCTGGATACCGATAAGGCAAAATGGCAGAATATGGTCAAACAAAAGCAATTGTCTGGTGTTCAGCTTTTTTCAAACAGCGAGCCGCGCTTTATGCAGGATTATGAAGTCACTGAAATTCCGCGTTACATTGTGTTTGACAAGAACGGTAAAACGGTCAATTTTAATGCGCCGAGGCCTTCTGATCCAAAATTGAAAACACTAATTGAGTCAAATCTTTAA
- a CDS encoding sensor histidine kinase, with translation MMIQFPSALGTDALLNILQQSGDPTAIYTGEDFCLQFANDAMLKIWDKDESIGGKKFEEIFPGLKQNSIVTQLRESWHSGKEVVDGKPGTLQYSYQPIVDKTGKVCCILQRVNKPSFDGITQLEQTIQANESLENSLRESEQRLRSILETMAEGVGVTDASGQMVYANPMAQRILGLKEKDIKKRTYDDPQWQNLRIDGTPLPSEEHPMSIMMQTQKPVTDHEIAVKPPDGDIIYLSINAAPMFDEKGVLTGGIGTFMDVTERRLVTQSKDDFISIASHELKTPVTALKGSLYMLQKKSMDLSEEIKVKLVDQSVQSLNRLTVLIDELLDTRRLEKGHLKLDKKPFVLSDLFEQCRANFNHQLAKKITFGGDLHERVTADMQQIGQVMVNLINNAIKYAPESDIAIKANKLDEKEMMISVKDDGPGIPEQKRAQLFERYYRADYQGQKFSGLGLGLYICADIIKNHGGTIGVDSELGQGATFWFTLPF, from the coding sequence ATGATGATTCAATTTCCCTCGGCATTGGGCACCGATGCTCTCCTCAATATACTACAGCAATCCGGTGATCCGACCGCAATATATACAGGTGAGGACTTCTGCCTCCAGTTTGCAAACGACGCAATGCTCAAAATATGGGATAAAGATGAATCAATAGGTGGGAAAAAATTCGAGGAGATATTCCCTGGGCTGAAGCAAAATTCCATAGTAACACAGCTGCGCGAAAGCTGGCATTCGGGTAAGGAAGTGGTGGATGGCAAGCCCGGCACCTTGCAGTATAGCTATCAGCCTATCGTCGATAAGACCGGCAAGGTCTGCTGTATACTCCAGCGGGTGAATAAGCCGAGTTTTGATGGCATTACGCAGCTGGAGCAAACGATTCAAGCGAATGAATCGCTTGAAAACAGTCTGCGGGAGAGCGAGCAGCGGCTTAGGTCTATTTTGGAAACAATGGCAGAGGGGGTCGGTGTTACTGACGCCTCCGGACAGATGGTCTATGCCAATCCGATGGCTCAGCGCATTTTGGGATTGAAAGAAAAAGACATTAAAAAGCGTACCTACGATGATCCACAATGGCAGAATCTGCGTATCGACGGAACGCCGCTCCCCTCCGAGGAGCATCCAATGTCAATCATGATGCAGACCCAAAAGCCGGTCACCGATCACGAGATTGCCGTAAAACCGCCAGATGGAGATATCATATATCTTTCGATCAATGCTGCACCCATGTTCGATGAGAAAGGGGTGCTCACTGGGGGGATAGGAACCTTTATGGACGTGACCGAAAGACGGCTCGTCACGCAAAGTAAAGACGATTTTATCAGTATAGCCAGTCACGAACTCAAAACCCCCGTCACTGCACTCAAGGGGTCATTATATATGCTTCAAAAGAAAAGCATGGATTTGTCTGAAGAAATTAAAGTTAAACTTGTTGATCAATCGGTGCAAAGCCTCAATAGACTAACGGTTCTCATCGACGAGCTGCTAGACACAAGAAGACTGGAAAAGGGGCATCTTAAATTAGATAAAAAGCCTTTTGTACTTTCCGATTTGTTCGAACAGTGCCGTGCTAATTTTAATCATCAACTAGCAAAAAAAATCACCTTCGGAGGCGATCTACATGAACGTGTTACTGCTGATATGCAGCAGATCGGACAGGTTATGGTTAATTTGATCAATAATGCTATTAAGTATGCACCAGAATCAGATATCGCTATCAAAGCGAATAAGCTCGATGAGAAGGAGATGATGATAAGTGTTAAGGATGATGGACCCGGTATACCCGAGCAAAAACGCGCTCAACTCTTCGAGAGATACTATCGGGCAGACTATCAAGGACAAAAATTTTCAGGTCTTGGCTTGGGGCTTTATATCTGCGCAGATATTATCAAGAATCATGGTGGCACCATCGGTGTGGATAGTGAGTTGGGTCAGGGAGCGACATTCTGGTTTACTTTGCCGTTCTAG
- a CDS encoding S1 family peptidase: protein MSNINIGKYLIAVIVAAGLTVGKGKAQVFTDDAKILAGYERSIDSLLASGGSLTSELAQNQLKEGGGSVKINGVKPLKRMLKANALYKLAKQATVMTGCAYLCPKCDKVHLSESSGYIIDPKGIVVTNYHVMATYAFMKDGNKPKGFFVRLSSGKTYRVKSILGSSKIDDLAILQLDTQGEELPALPLAERAEVGDKVYVLGHPKGMHYYFSQGYVNNKYMEQTGEPNNRTYREMMAISADYATGSSGGPVLDIYGNVVGTVSNTNMLLHSDMNPSVQMVVKNTVPVESLRKIVSPL, encoded by the coding sequence ATGAGTAACATAAACATTGGAAAATATCTGATTGCGGTTATTGTCGCTGCTGGATTGACCGTTGGAAAAGGGAAAGCGCAGGTTTTTACAGATGATGCAAAAATACTGGCCGGGTATGAACGTTCGATAGATTCGTTGCTGGCATCAGGCGGCTCGTTGACCAGCGAGCTGGCACAAAATCAGCTGAAGGAAGGCGGAGGTAGCGTTAAAATTAATGGTGTAAAACCTTTAAAGCGAATGCTAAAGGCTAATGCGCTTTACAAATTAGCGAAGCAGGCCACTGTCATGACAGGCTGTGCCTATCTTTGTCCCAAGTGTGATAAGGTGCACCTTAGCGAATCTTCGGGGTATATCATTGATCCGAAAGGCATCGTTGTCACAAATTATCACGTGATGGCGACCTATGCTTTTATGAAAGATGGAAACAAGCCCAAAGGGTTCTTTGTACGCCTCTCTAGTGGAAAAACGTATCGCGTAAAATCTATACTAGGTTCTTCGAAAATAGACGATCTTGCGATTTTGCAATTGGATACCCAAGGTGAAGAGCTACCCGCCCTGCCCTTGGCAGAACGTGCGGAAGTAGGGGATAAGGTTTACGTGCTGGGGCACCCGAAAGGTATGCACTACTATTTTTCACAGGGCTATGTCAATAACAAATATATGGAACAGACCGGCGAACCGAACAATAGGACGTACCGCGAAATGATGGCTATTTCGGCCGACTATGCAACGGGCTCGAGTGGCGGTCCGGTCTTGGATATCTATGGCAATGTCGTCGGAACCGTTTCCAATACAAACATGTTGTTGCACAGCGACATGAATCCGAGTGTACAGATGGTCGTCAAAAACACGGTCCCCGTAGAGTCGCTGCGGAAAATAGTGTCACCGCTGTAA
- a CDS encoding thioredoxin family protein — translation MNKIYTAFLFACFLLWQVTVSAQGINFEHITLNEAISKAGNPAEPKLILVDCYTSWCIPCIEMASTEFPKKVAGDYFNPKFVSVKFDMEKGEGKEIAQKYNVKAYPTFLLLNAKGQEINRVVGKSTAEEFIEKVTTALDPKNSLPGLKAAYEEKKGMDTGMPYALALYQNSQDPVPVLDELFENSQDFERFSKNYLELALGTTKFGSPFFRKLMLEKVRIDQAIGSEVANRIIFDKVRKDMYFIANENGARFNIAYTPKEVEEVAYTLSLLKLDPSVPEHHMPKVALYVANNDLDGMIRYYNRYIGRLRSDDVFKGMYDGILHSKLTKASPEQRAAIKAYFQNLANRLKKESMQYQEYTDNIK, via the coding sequence ATGAATAAAATTTATACAGCGTTTCTATTCGCGTGCTTTTTATTATGGCAGGTGACTGTATCCGCACAGGGGATTAATTTTGAGCACATCACCTTAAACGAGGCCATTTCCAAAGCGGGGAATCCTGCTGAACCGAAGCTGATTTTGGTCGATTGTTATACGTCGTGGTGTATTCCGTGCATCGAAATGGCTTCGACGGAATTTCCCAAAAAGGTGGCCGGTGATTATTTCAATCCCAAATTTGTATCCGTAAAATTTGATATGGAGAAGGGGGAAGGAAAAGAGATCGCACAAAAGTACAATGTTAAAGCGTATCCAACTTTTCTACTGCTCAATGCGAAAGGGCAAGAAATTAATAGGGTGGTCGGCAAATCTACGGCGGAAGAATTTATCGAAAAGGTGACTACTGCCCTTGACCCTAAAAATTCGCTTCCTGGCCTGAAGGCCGCTTATGAGGAAAAAAAGGGTATGGATACGGGAATGCCCTATGCTTTGGCGTTATACCAAAATTCCCAAGATCCGGTTCCGGTGCTGGACGAGTTATTTGAAAACTCCCAAGATTTTGAGCGTTTTAGCAAAAACTACCTCGAACTGGCCCTGGGTACCACCAAATTTGGCAGCCCGTTCTTCAGGAAATTGATGCTGGAAAAAGTGCGGATAGACCAGGCAATAGGTTCCGAAGTGGCCAATAGAATCATCTTTGATAAAGTCAGAAAGGACATGTATTTTATTGCCAATGAAAACGGTGCGCGCTTCAATATAGCTTATACCCCAAAAGAAGTGGAGGAGGTTGCCTATACCCTCTCGCTCTTAAAGTTGGATCCCAGTGTGCCTGAACACCATATGCCCAAGGTAGCGCTATATGTCGCAAACAATGACCTGGATGGGATGATCCGCTACTACAACCGATACATCGGTCGATTGCGTTCCGATGATGTTTTTAAAGGGATGTATGACGGCATTCTGCATAGTAAGCTGACGAAGGCTTCTCCAGAGCAGCGTGCGGCTATCAAAGCCTATTTTCAGAACCTGGCTAACCGACTCAAAAAGGAATCGATGCAATATCAAGAATATACAGATAATATCAAATAG
- a CDS encoding RagB/SusD family nutrient uptake outer membrane protein codes for MKFMYLILPLVCLTASCGKFLEEYSTDQKYVETTADLKSLMIGEAYINNLTFSIYNQATMGTLTSETGITAPWLHVMDDDSEPFLVDYVATDQVTPFYMLSSFHNWSQEPARSILNMEWTDVFWRKLYKRIGALNAILFQAESLAEKTPGDDELKHLRGEAYFLRAYYYFLLQNTYGSPYRKSTAAADEGVPLKVSEKVEDRYFKRDKNEAIYKQMVADLEQAANYLSNYNPVSKLQVGIAAVKILQSRVYLYMEDYDKVVASLDGFESLGYAVSDLNQYVQNSSFSARSSSETVFTMGTNMIPTVFLNDSMGAYGGDDRRASAFKSSDNLMQTYEQEDLRPAAFFMRSTKNKAWLPAKYRTWKTYNDPEQVSCLFSFRAAEVVLNRAEAMAMLGSDVQARNELQTLRQKRLKNATAAAIPQSNAALVDFIRQERRRELCFEGHRWFDLRRYAVNSRYPLPASFTIKHPTYNYDAQSNAFTRAGYYVLQGVQQDAACWQVPIPKYAIEFNRGDLTNPVRPERAVQPL; via the coding sequence ATGAAATTTATGTATTTAATTTTACCATTGGTTTGCCTCACAGCTTCATGTGGCAAATTTCTGGAAGAGTACTCAACAGATCAGAAATATGTCGAAACCACAGCAGATCTCAAGAGTCTGATGATCGGCGAGGCGTATATAAATAACCTGACATTTTCGATCTATAATCAGGCAACCATGGGCACATTAACCTCAGAGACGGGCATTACGGCACCCTGGTTACACGTGATGGATGATGACAGTGAACCTTTTTTAGTCGATTATGTAGCGACCGATCAAGTGACGCCATTTTATATGTTATCGAGTTTTCACAATTGGAGTCAGGAACCTGCACGCAGTATCCTTAACATGGAATGGACAGACGTGTTTTGGCGGAAGCTCTACAAACGCATCGGTGCGCTCAACGCCATTCTTTTTCAGGCGGAAAGCCTAGCGGAAAAGACGCCCGGTGACGACGAACTGAAGCACCTGCGCGGTGAGGCTTATTTTCTGCGGGCTTATTATTACTTCCTGTTGCAAAATACGTATGGTTCACCGTATCGCAAGTCCACCGCTGCTGCTGACGAAGGGGTGCCCTTAAAGGTCAGTGAAAAGGTGGAAGACCGGTATTTTAAACGCGATAAGAATGAAGCGATTTATAAGCAGATGGTAGCAGATCTCGAACAAGCTGCAAACTACCTCAGCAATTATAATCCTGTTTCCAAATTACAGGTGGGCATTGCGGCCGTCAAAATCTTACAGAGCAGGGTGTATCTGTATATGGAAGATTACGATAAGGTTGTAGCTTCGCTGGATGGCTTCGAATCGTTGGGATATGCGGTGTCCGACCTGAACCAATATGTGCAGAATTCCAGCTTTAGCGCCCGCAGTTCCAGTGAGACCGTGTTTACGATGGGTACAAATATGATTCCTACGGTTTTTTTAAACGATTCAATGGGTGCGTATGGCGGCGATGACCGCCGTGCATCGGCGTTCAAAAGTTCAGATAACCTGATGCAAACCTATGAGCAGGAGGATTTAAGACCAGCAGCTTTCTTTATGCGTTCGACAAAGAATAAAGCCTGGTTGCCTGCCAAATACCGTACATGGAAAACCTACAACGATCCTGAACAGGTGTCTTGTCTTTTTTCATTCCGCGCCGCTGAGGTTGTATTGAACCGGGCCGAGGCGATGGCCATGCTTGGCTCAGATGTACAGGCACGAAATGAGCTGCAGACGCTTCGTCAAAAGCGCTTAAAAAATGCAACAGCGGCTGCAATACCGCAGTCCAACGCCGCGCTGGTTGATTTTATCCGGCAGGAGCGCCGTCGTGAGCTGTGTTTCGAAGGCCACCGTTGGTTTGACCTGAGACGATATGCAGTAAATTCCAGATATCCGCTGCCAGCTTCATTTACCATTAAACACCCGACATACAATTACGATGCGCAATCCAATGCGTTCACACGCGCAGGGTATTATGTGCTCCAAGGTGTCCAGCAGGATGCTGCTTGTTGGCAGGTGCCTATACCGAAGTATGCTATAGAGTTTAACCGTGGCGATCTAACCAATCCTGTGCGTCCGGAACGTGCTGTTCAACCCTTGTAA
- a CDS encoding flavin reductase family protein produces the protein MIYTKNAIDAFERRYRANFINSLGGFKSLVLIGTKNSDGSENLATFSSLFHLGADPALCGFILRPATTFSSTLDNIIEQQYYTINHVSPAFVKQAHQCSAKYPKGVSEFEQVGLSPEYLENIPAPFVRESTLKFACKFVQQTAIELNGTTLVIGQITTVLVPETFVKEDGYIDIEEAGTVTSSGLDSYHTTNRIERLPYAKP, from the coding sequence ATGATTTATACTAAAAACGCAATCGACGCATTTGAGAGAAGATATAGGGCCAATTTTATCAATTCACTGGGCGGGTTTAAAAGCCTGGTTCTCATAGGTACCAAGAACAGCGACGGAAGTGAAAATTTAGCTACGTTCAGTAGCTTATTCCACCTGGGCGCAGATCCTGCACTTTGTGGTTTTATCCTTCGGCCGGCCACTACCTTTAGCAGTACATTGGATAATATTATTGAACAGCAGTATTATACCATCAATCATGTTTCACCGGCTTTCGTAAAACAGGCGCATCAATGCAGCGCCAAATATCCAAAAGGGGTGAGCGAATTTGAACAGGTTGGACTCAGCCCCGAATACCTGGAAAACATCCCGGCTCCTTTTGTGCGCGAAAGTACCCTAAAATTTGCCTGCAAATTTGTGCAGCAGACAGCCATTGAACTCAACGGTACGACCTTGGTCATTGGGCAGATCACCACCGTGCTGGTGCCGGAGACTTTTGTCAAGGAAGATGGCTATATTGATATCGAAGAAGCAGGCACAGTAACCAGCAGCGGGCTCGACAGCTACCATACCACCAACCGGATTGAACGGCTGCCCTATGCGAAGCCCTGA